In Vigna unguiculata cultivar IT97K-499-35 chromosome 3, ASM411807v1, whole genome shotgun sequence, a single genomic region encodes these proteins:
- the LOC114175820 gene encoding uncharacterized protein LOC114175820 codes for MSIWPITAVINSEVVTELSVLISNLKMSLTLQTPSSTTLSSASSIHSTTTRSTFYFSIRSTLSPKTIHFNSRRSHPQTRASASSINIASTTELDAVSAFSEVVPDTVVFDDFEKFPPTAATVSSSLLLGICGLPDTIFRNAVEMALADSQCYGIENPNARVSCFVNKAFANVGSDLAKLVPGRVSTEVDARLAYDTHAIIRKVHDLLKLYNDSNVPPHRLLFKIPSTWQGIEAARLLESEGIQTHLTFVYSFAQAAAAAQAGASVIQIFVGRIRDWARNHSGDAEIESAQLRGEDPGLALVTKAYNYIHKYGHKSKLMAAAVRNKQDLFSLLGVDYIIAPLKVLQSLKESVASPDEKYSFVRRLSPQSAAQYQFREEELVKWDHDSMVNAMGPAAVQLLAAGLDGHADQAKRVEDLFEKIWPPPNV; via the exons ATGTCGATCTGGCCTATTACTGCAGTTATTAATTCAGAAGTGGTAACGGAGCTTAGCGTCTTAATCTCTAATCTCAAAATGTCACTCACTTTGCAAACTCCGTCCTCTACAACGCTCTCTTCTGCATCTTCCATTCACTCGACAACAACCAGATCCACTTTCTACTTCTCGATTCGTTCCACGCTTTCCCCAAAAACTATCCATTTCAATTCCCGCAGGTCTCACCCTCAAACTCGCGCTTCTGCTTCCTCTATCAATATCG CTTCCACCACTGAACTCGATGCTGTGTCCGCCTTCAGCGAGGTCGTCCCAGACACTGTCGTTTTCGATGATTTCGAGAA ATTTCCTCCTACTGCTGCTACTGTCAGTTCATCGCTTCTCTTGGGGATATGTGGCCTTCCAGACACCATTTTTAGG aatGCTGTGGAAATGGCTTTGGCTGATTCTCAGTGTTATGGAATTGAAAATCCTAATGCACGAGTGTCTTGTTTTGTCAACAAG GCTTTCGCGAATGTGGGTAGTGACTTGGCAAAGCTTGTCCCTGGCCGTGTTTCCACAGAAGTGGATGCGCGGCTTGCTTATGACACGCACGCCATTATCAGGAAG GTGCATGACTTGTTAAAGTTGTATAATGATAGCAATGTACCTCCGCATCGTCTGTTGTTTAAAATTCCTTCAACTTGGCAA GGAATAGAGGCTGCAAGGTTGCTGGAATCTGAAGGCATACAAACACATTTGACCTTTGTCTATAG TTTTGCTCAAGCCGCTGCTGCAGCTCAAGCTGGTGCATCtgttattcaaatttttgttgGTCGTATAAGG GATTGGGCACGTAATCATTCTGGTGACGCAGAGATAGAATCTGCCCAGCTAAGAGGAGAGGATCCAGGGTTGGCATTG gTGACAAAAGCTTACAATTATATTCACAAATATGGACATAAGTCAAAGTTGATGGCAGCAGCTGTTCGCAACAAGCAAGATCTATTTAGTCTTCTGGG GGTTGACTATATCATCGCTCCATTAAAGGTATTGCAGTCTCTCAAAGAATCTGTTGCTTCTCCTGATGAGAAGTACTCTTTTGTCAGGAGGTTATCCCCTCAGTCTGCTGCACAGTACCAATTTCGTGAGGAAGAG CTTGTTAAATGGGACCATGATAGCATGGTAAATGCCATGGGGCCTGCAGCTGTGCAGCTTTTGGCTGCTGGACTGGATGGCCATGCTGATCAAGCAAAGCGGGTGGAAGATCTATTTGAGAAAATCTGGCCACCACCAAATGTATGA